One stretch of Pseudomonas sp. NC02 DNA includes these proteins:
- a CDS encoding LysR family transcriptional regulator — MRKSLMRMTLRQLQIFNEVCDLRSYSRAAEEMSLTQPAVSLQIKQLEELLGQPLFDYVGKKLYMTEAAEALQRASRDIFGRLENLDMQLSDMQGSLQGQLKLAVESSAKYFVPHLFAAFKRQHPEVNLHLTVVNRAQVIRRLSDNRDDLVIMSMVPQDMGLEFLPFLNNPIVAVAPHDHPLSHQGPLRLQDLEPYTLLLREPGSGTRMACEEYFKEKRVHFTQTVEVSSAEAQRECVTAGLGVALLTRHAVNLELATGGLRELPVEELPLYRSWCLVQAKAKRLSPVAHAFLGFIRSERLQISALAERFAGQPRVPASGVPDSH; from the coding sequence ATGCGTAAGTCATTGATGCGTATGACATTGCGTCAATTGCAGATTTTCAATGAAGTCTGTGATTTGCGTTCCTACAGCCGCGCAGCCGAGGAAATGTCCCTCACGCAACCGGCCGTTAGCCTACAAATCAAGCAGCTGGAGGAGCTGCTGGGCCAGCCATTGTTCGATTACGTCGGCAAAAAGCTCTATATGACTGAAGCTGCTGAAGCCTTGCAACGGGCCAGCCGGGACATTTTCGGCCGCCTGGAAAACCTCGATATGCAGCTCTCCGACATGCAGGGCTCGTTGCAGGGCCAGCTGAAACTGGCGGTGGAATCCAGCGCCAAGTACTTCGTGCCGCACCTGTTTGCCGCCTTCAAGCGCCAGCATCCGGAGGTCAACCTGCACCTGACGGTGGTCAACCGCGCCCAGGTGATTCGCCGGCTTTCAGACAACCGCGACGACCTGGTGATCATGTCGATGGTGCCCCAGGACATGGGCCTGGAATTCCTGCCGTTCCTGAACAACCCGATTGTCGCGGTGGCACCCCACGATCATCCGCTGAGCCATCAAGGGCCGTTGCGCCTGCAGGACCTTGAGCCTTACACGCTGCTGTTGCGCGAGCCGGGGTCCGGCACGCGGATGGCGTGCGAGGAGTATTTCAAGGAGAAGCGCGTGCACTTCACCCAGACGGTGGAAGTGTCTTCGGCCGAGGCGCAGCGCGAGTGCGTGACCGCCGGGTTGGGCGTGGCGCTGCTGACGCGCCACGCGGTCAACCTGGAACTGGCCACCGGCGGGCTCAGGGAGCTGCCGGTGGAAGAACTGCCGCTGTACCGCAGTTGGTGCCTGGTGCAGGCCAAGGCCAAGCGCCTGTCACCGGTGGCCCATGCATTCCTGGGCTTTATCCGCAGCGAGCGGCTGCAGATCAGCGCGCTGGCTGAACGCTTCGCTGGGCAGCCGCGGGTGCCTGCCAGTGGAGTTCCGGATAGTCACTGA
- a CDS encoding autotransporter domain-containing protein: MPLLQKQLALAITFALGATNAQFVQARGDIDPDSEWFIPAPEVGQQGHQRPKPPKPTPDFYFNDHATTRNGQQVARVLDSAVDTLIKSGELNEWQEYELDNIARELGRLAPGRVGAVLEQLAGSQNANLGAATQDSMKQLNSSLLSVMRRTGDERNLTDAEGNGHVWFQALGNAGKLEGQHGSVGLQQHTQGLMLGGDWAVDDAWRVGVMGAKSASDLNAKRFKGELDSWHLGGYAVRQDGPLALRLGAIYSSHAGQTQRSVDFDFVERREQSKGKYNAQSQNAFAELGYQLDKGSFSVEPYAGIGYQRYHRDRYKEKGGFTALNVGAQTQENLSSTFGLRLASAFTLDNQMALKPHLSTGWKHLYGDVSSTVRQSSAWVKRPGFNSDFTIEGTSLDRDSLALHTGVDLALSTRHTVGLAYTAEVGTHSRNQGLLGQWTLAF, translated from the coding sequence ATGCCACTCCTTCAGAAACAACTCGCACTCGCCATCACCTTCGCGCTGGGTGCCACCAACGCTCAATTCGTCCAGGCGCGAGGGGACATCGACCCAGACAGCGAGTGGTTCATCCCGGCGCCAGAGGTCGGCCAGCAAGGCCACCAGCGCCCCAAGCCACCCAAGCCCACTCCCGATTTTTACTTCAACGACCACGCCACCACCCGTAACGGCCAGCAGGTTGCCCGCGTACTGGACTCTGCCGTGGACACCCTCATCAAGTCGGGCGAACTCAATGAGTGGCAAGAGTACGAACTGGACAATATCGCCCGGGAGCTTGGCAGGCTGGCGCCGGGCCGTGTGGGTGCAGTTCTGGAGCAACTGGCAGGCAGCCAGAACGCCAACCTTGGCGCCGCCACTCAAGACAGCATGAAACAGCTCAACAGCAGCCTGCTTTCAGTCATGCGCCGGACAGGCGACGAACGCAACCTTACGGATGCCGAAGGCAATGGCCACGTATGGTTCCAGGCCCTGGGCAACGCTGGCAAGCTTGAAGGACAGCACGGTAGCGTGGGCCTGCAGCAACACACCCAAGGCCTGATGCTGGGCGGCGACTGGGCAGTGGACGATGCCTGGCGGGTGGGTGTGATGGGCGCCAAGTCCGCCAGCGACCTGAACGCCAAACGCTTCAAGGGCGAACTGGACAGCTGGCACCTCGGCGGTTACGCCGTGCGTCAGGACGGCCCCCTTGCACTGCGCCTGGGGGCGATCTACAGCAGCCATGCCGGCCAAACCCAACGCAGCGTAGACTTTGATTTCGTCGAGCGCCGCGAGCAGTCCAAAGGCAAATACAACGCCCAAAGCCAGAACGCTTTCGCCGAGCTGGGCTATCAACTGGACAAGGGCAGTTTCAGCGTCGAACCCTATGCGGGGATCGGCTACCAGCGCTATCACCGCGACCGCTACAAGGAAAAAGGCGGCTTTACAGCGCTGAATGTCGGCGCCCAGACCCAGGAAAACCTCAGCAGCACCTTCGGCTTGCGCCTGGCCAGTGCCTTTACGCTGGACAACCAGATGGCCCTCAAGCCGCACCTGAGCACAGGCTGGAAGCACCTCTACGGTGACGTGAGCAGCACCGTGCGCCAGTCCTCCGCGTGGGTAAAACGGCCGGGCTTCAACAGTGACTTCACCATCGAAGGCACCTCCCTGGACCGCGACAGCCTGGCGCTGCACACCGGGGTGGACCTGGCGCTGTCGACCCGGCACACCGTGGGCCTGGCCTATACCGCCGAGGTCGGCACCCACAGCCGTAACCAGGGTTTGCTGGGCCAGTGGACCCTGGCGTTCTGA
- a CDS encoding PA3496 family putative envelope integrity protein, with protein sequence MARQYEESNSTVKTRRQQEDQRRMAFRRAIEDRCDQRQLQQSISDYPELHWQAPAAAQRSVQPAR encoded by the coding sequence ATGGCTCGGCAATACGAAGAAAGCAACAGCACCGTCAAGACCCGCCGCCAGCAGGAAGACCAGCGCCGCATGGCCTTCCGTCGCGCAATTGAAGACCGCTGCGATCAGCGTCAATTGCAACAGAGCATCAGTGACTATCCGGAACTCCACTGGCAGGCACCCGCGGCTGCCCAGCGAAGCGTTCAGCCAGCGCGCTGA
- the oadA gene encoding sodium-extruding oxaloacetate decarboxylase subunit alpha, which translates to MSKKIFVTDTILRDAHQSLLATRMRTDDMLPICDKLDKVGYWSLEVWGGATFDACVRFLKEDPWERLRKLRAALPNTRLQMLLRGQNLLGYRHYSDDVVKAFVAKAAVNGIDVFRIFDAMNDVRNLRVAIEAVKAAGKHAQGTIAYTTSPVHTIEAFVAQAKQMEAMGCDSVAIKDMAGLLTPYATGELVKALKAEQSLPIFIHSHDTAGLASMCQLKAIENGADHIDTAISSFAWGTSHPGTESMVAALKGSEFDTGLSLELLQEIGLYFYAVRKKYHQFESEFTAVDTRVQVNQVPGGMISNLANQLKEQGALNRMSEVLAEIPRVREDLGFPPLVTPTSQIVGTQAFFNVLAGERYKTITNEVKLYLQGGYGKAPGTVNEKLRRQAIGSEEVIDHRPADLLKPEMTKLRGEIGALAKSEEDVLTYAMFPDIGRKFLEERDAGTLSPEVLLPIPEAGGVARAGGEGVPTEFVIDVHGESYRVDITGVGVKAEGKRHFYLSIDGMPEEVVFEPLNEFVSSGGSKRKHATAPGHVSTAMPGNIVDVLVKEGDVVKAGQAVLITEAMKMETEVQASIAGKVTAVHVAKGDRVNPGEILIEIEG; encoded by the coding sequence ATGAGCAAGAAGATCTTCGTAACCGACACCATCCTGCGCGACGCCCACCAATCGTTGCTGGCAACCCGCATGCGCACCGACGACATGCTGCCGATCTGCGACAAGCTCGACAAAGTCGGCTACTGGTCCCTGGAAGTCTGGGGCGGCGCGACCTTCGACGCCTGCGTACGCTTCCTGAAAGAAGACCCGTGGGAGCGCCTGCGCAAACTGCGCGCGGCGTTGCCCAACACGCGCCTGCAAATGCTGCTGCGTGGCCAGAACCTGTTGGGCTACCGCCACTACAGCGACGACGTGGTCAAAGCCTTCGTCGCCAAGGCCGCCGTCAACGGCATCGACGTGTTCCGCATCTTCGACGCGATGAACGACGTACGTAACCTGCGAGTGGCCATCGAAGCGGTAAAAGCCGCCGGCAAACATGCCCAGGGCACCATCGCCTACACCACCAGCCCGGTGCACACCATCGAGGCGTTCGTGGCCCAGGCCAAGCAAATGGAAGCCATGGGTTGCGACTCGGTGGCGATCAAGGACATGGCCGGCCTGCTGACGCCATACGCCACCGGCGAGCTGGTCAAGGCGCTGAAGGCCGAGCAGAGCCTGCCGATCTTCATCCACTCCCACGACACTGCGGGCCTGGCTTCGATGTGCCAGCTCAAGGCCATCGAAAACGGTGCCGACCATATCGACACCGCCATTTCCAGCTTCGCCTGGGGCACCAGCCACCCGGGTACCGAGTCGATGGTCGCGGCCCTCAAAGGTAGCGAATTCGACACCGGCCTCAGCCTGGAACTGCTGCAGGAAATCGGTTTGTACTTCTACGCTGTGCGCAAGAAGTACCACCAGTTCGAAAGCGAATTCACCGCCGTCGACACCCGCGTGCAAGTCAACCAGGTACCGGGCGGGATGATTTCCAACCTGGCCAACCAGCTGAAAGAGCAGGGCGCGCTGAACCGCATGAGCGAAGTGCTGGCCGAAATCCCGCGGGTTCGTGAAGACCTTGGCTTCCCGCCGCTGGTCACCCCGACTTCGCAGATCGTCGGTACCCAGGCGTTCTTCAACGTGCTGGCCGGCGAGCGCTACAAGACCATCACCAACGAAGTGAAGCTGTACCTGCAAGGCGGCTACGGCAAGGCGCCGGGCACCGTGAATGAAAAACTGCGGCGCCAGGCCATCGGCAGCGAAGAGGTGATCGACCATCGCCCGGCAGACCTGCTGAAGCCGGAAATGACCAAGTTGCGCGGCGAAATCGGCGCGTTGGCCAAGTCCGAAGAAGACGTACTGACCTACGCGATGTTCCCGGACATCGGGCGCAAATTCCTTGAAGAGCGCGACGCTGGCACCTTGAGCCCTGAAGTGCTGTTGCCGATTCCTGAAGCCGGCGGCGTGGCCCGTGCCGGTGGTGAAGGTGTGCCGACCGAGTTCGTGATCGACGTGCACGGCGAAAGCTATCGCGTGGACATCACCGGGGTGGGCGTCAAGGCCGAAGGCAAGCGCCACTTCTACCTGTCCATCGACGGCATGCCGGAAGAAGTGGTGTTCGAGCCGCTCAACGAGTTTGTCAGCAGTGGCGGCAGCAAGCGCAAGCACGCCACCGCGCCAGGCCATGTCAGCACGGCGATGCCGGGCAACATCGTCGACGTGCTGGTCAAGGAAGGCGACGTGGTGAAGGCCGGCCAGGCTGTGTTGATCACTGAAGCGATGAAGATGGAGACCGAAGTACAGGCGTCGATCGCCGGCAAGGTCACCGCCGTACACGTGGCCAAGGGCGACCGGGTCAACCCGGGTGAAATCCTGATTGAAATCGAAGGCTGA
- a CDS encoding acetyl-CoA carboxylase biotin carboxylase subunit — protein sequence MIKKILIANRGEIAVRIVRACAEMGIRSVAVYSDADRHALHVKRADEAHSIGAEPLAGYLNPRKLVNLAVETGCDALHPGYGFLSENAELADICAERGIKFIGPSAEVIRRMGDKTEARRSMIKAGVPVTPGTEGNVADIAEALTEGDRIGYPVMLKATSGGGGRGIRRCNSREELEQAFPRVISEATKAFGSAEVFLEKCIVNPKHIEAQILGDSFGNVVHLFERDCSIQRRNQKLIEIAPSPQLTPEQRAYIGDLSVRAAKAVGYENAGTVEFLLAEGEVYFMEMNTRVQVEHTITEEITGIDIVREQIRIASGLPLSVKQEDIQHRGFALQFRINAEDPKNNFLPSFGKITRYYAPGGPGVRTDTAIYTGYTIPPFYDSMCLKLVVWALTWEEAMDRGLRALDDMRLQGVKTTAAYYQEILRNPEFRSGQFNTSFVESHPELTNYSIKRKPEELALAIAAAIAAHAGL from the coding sequence GTGATAAAAAAGATCCTGATCGCCAACCGTGGTGAGATTGCCGTACGTATCGTGCGTGCCTGCGCCGAGATGGGCATTCGTTCGGTCGCGGTCTATTCCGATGCCGATCGCCATGCCCTGCATGTAAAGCGTGCAGATGAAGCCCACAGCATCGGTGCCGAGCCATTGGCCGGTTACCTGAACCCGCGCAAGCTGGTGAACCTGGCGGTGGAAACCGGTTGCGACGCGCTGCACCCCGGCTACGGCTTCCTCTCGGAAAACGCCGAGCTGGCAGATATTTGCGCCGAACGTGGGATCAAGTTCATCGGCCCATCGGCCGAAGTGATTCGCCGCATGGGCGACAAGACCGAAGCCCGCCGCAGCATGATCAAGGCCGGTGTGCCGGTGACCCCGGGCACCGAAGGCAACGTTGCCGACATCGCCGAAGCCCTCACCGAAGGCGACCGCATTGGTTACCCGGTGATGCTCAAGGCCACCTCCGGTGGTGGCGGTCGCGGTATCCGTCGCTGCAACAGCCGTGAAGAACTCGAACAAGCCTTCCCCCGGGTAATTTCCGAAGCCACCAAGGCCTTCGGTTCGGCGGAAGTGTTCCTGGAAAAATGCATCGTCAATCCCAAGCACATCGAGGCGCAGATCCTCGGTGACAGCTTCGGCAATGTGGTGCATCTGTTCGAGCGCGATTGCTCGATCCAGCGCCGTAACCAGAAGCTGATCGAGATCGCCCCTAGCCCCCAGCTGACCCCTGAACAGCGTGCCTACATCGGCGACCTGTCGGTGCGCGCGGCCAAGGCCGTGGGCTACGAGAACGCCGGCACCGTGGAGTTCCTGCTCGCCGAGGGCGAGGTGTACTTCATGGAGATGAACACCCGGGTGCAGGTGGAACACACCATTACCGAAGAAATCACCGGCATCGACATTGTGCGTGAGCAGATCCGCATTGCGTCAGGCCTGCCGCTGTCGGTCAAGCAGGAAGACATTCAGCACCGGGGTTTTGCGTTGCAGTTCCGCATCAACGCCGAAGACCCGAAGAACAACTTCCTGCCCAGCTTCGGCAAGATCACCCGTTACTACGCACCCGGCGGTCCCGGCGTGCGTACCGACACGGCGATCTACACCGGCTACACCATCCCGCCGTTCTACGACTCGATGTGCCTGAAGCTGGTGGTGTGGGCGTTGACCTGGGAAGAAGCCATGGACCGCGGCCTGCGCGCCCTGGACGACATGCGCCTGCAAGGCGTGAAGACCACCGCCGCCTATTACCAGGAAATCCTGCGCAACCCGGAATTCCGCAGCGGCCAGTTCAACACCAGTTTTGTGGAAAGCCACCCTGAGCTGACCAACTACTCGATCAAGCGCAAACCCGAAGAGCTGGCCCTGGCCATCGCCGCCGCCATCGCCGCCCACGCAGGCCTGTGA
- a CDS encoding GGDEF domain-containing phosphodiesterase, which translates to MTLSIDLAGPSVAPAQVIRKHYAMEMAVERTRLLYQGSLLPTLLMLVNGLVCAWLLWSPQRYLLDSIWLVWLLALVALRVIQVAAFDSAMPSRQAQPIWRRMFMLGSAVSGLTLASAAIALVPVDSFAQQAWVFGLLGAATLSASVAYAVSLPAFLSFAVPCLVPAILYLFWSGDPQQQGWGCLGLILLASLSLVAWQVNRLIQRGLLRRFQNQALIEHLQQAQQRSEQLNQELVREVEQRRQVEQELREAQIGLQQRVDQRSQELDAASLALSKSEARLAMALQASELGLWDWNLQTDEVHHTQLKELFGLEPEYVTAMLSHLKPRLHPDDLPLLKRALVEHLKGRSEDYLVEYRVRHGDGHWVWIQDRGRAVERSPSGRVTRMLGTRRDISAGKVLEEQQRLASTVFEAASEGIVILDPDYVLIAVNQAFSRVTGFDIDDMIGRNVVELPSSRDARRHFPVIRQALLSHGTWQGELVETRKNGELYPQWLQLNVVRDIRGNVSHIVGFFADLSARRESEERMRYLTHYDELTGLANRSLFRERLREAHQRVRQGGRSLALLHINLDRFKLLNDSLGHEVADQLLQKMARRLINALPEADTIARLSGDEFAVLFDAYGNLSSLARVATRLLAKLRVPVTVEGHELVVSASMGVSLLPDNAREISALVSQSNMAMQHAKHLGGNNFQFYTDSLQASTLERLQLENQLRKAIDERQLTVFYQPKLCLASGKLNAAEALIRWEHPQWGMVPPGDFIGLAEETGLIVPLGEFVLRQACWQACEWQRQGLAPIRVSVNLSVHQLRQGKLISLVRQVLEETGLDPQYLELELTESQLLDSVEHIISTFQQLRDLGVKLAIDDFGTGYSSLSYLKRIPVDYVKIDQTFIRGLGQGREDASITRAIIAMAHGLSLKVVAEGVEDQQQLDFLRDEQCDEVQGYLISRPVEADGLADLLRKNADFP; encoded by the coding sequence ATGACCCTTAGCATTGACCTGGCGGGACCCTCCGTGGCGCCGGCGCAGGTTATCCGCAAGCACTACGCCATGGAGATGGCGGTGGAGCGCACGCGCCTGCTTTACCAAGGCTCCCTGCTGCCTACTTTATTAATGCTGGTGAATGGACTGGTCTGCGCCTGGTTGCTCTGGAGCCCGCAGCGCTATCTGCTGGACAGCATTTGGCTGGTATGGCTGCTGGCGCTGGTGGCCTTGCGGGTAATTCAGGTGGCGGCGTTCGATTCCGCCATGCCCAGCCGCCAGGCGCAGCCGATCTGGCGACGCATGTTCATGCTGGGCTCGGCCGTCAGCGGCTTGACGCTGGCCAGTGCTGCCATCGCCCTGGTCCCTGTGGACAGTTTTGCGCAACAGGCCTGGGTGTTCGGCCTGCTCGGCGCGGCGACCTTGTCCGCCAGTGTGGCCTATGCCGTCAGCCTGCCGGCTTTCCTGTCGTTTGCCGTGCCCTGCCTGGTGCCGGCCATCCTCTATTTATTCTGGAGCGGCGACCCGCAACAGCAAGGCTGGGGTTGCCTGGGCCTGATTCTGCTGGCATCCCTGAGCCTGGTGGCATGGCAGGTCAATCGCCTGATCCAGCGCGGGCTGCTCAGGCGCTTCCAGAACCAGGCGTTGATCGAGCACCTGCAGCAAGCGCAGCAACGCAGCGAGCAACTGAACCAGGAACTGGTGCGTGAGGTGGAGCAGCGGCGCCAGGTCGAACAAGAGTTGCGCGAAGCACAGATCGGCCTGCAGCAACGCGTCGATCAGCGCAGTCAGGAACTGGACGCGGCCAGCCTGGCCCTGAGCAAAAGCGAGGCGCGTCTGGCCATGGCGCTGCAGGCCAGCGAACTGGGTCTGTGGGACTGGAACCTGCAAACCGATGAGGTCCACCACACTCAGCTCAAGGAGTTGTTCGGCCTGGAGCCGGAATACGTCACGGCGATGCTCAGCCACCTCAAGCCACGCCTGCACCCGGACGACTTGCCGCTGCTCAAGCGCGCGCTGGTGGAGCACCTTAAAGGCCGCAGCGAGGACTACCTGGTGGAATACCGGGTGCGCCATGGCGATGGCCATTGGGTATGGATCCAGGACCGTGGCCGCGCCGTGGAGCGCTCGCCCAGTGGACGCGTCACGCGGATGCTCGGCACCCGCCGCGACATCAGCGCCGGCAAGGTCCTGGAAGAACAGCAGCGCCTGGCATCGACGGTGTTCGAGGCGGCCAGCGAAGGCATTGTGATCCTCGACCCGGACTACGTGCTGATAGCCGTCAACCAGGCATTCAGCCGCGTCACCGGCTTCGACATTGACGACATGATCGGGCGCAATGTCGTGGAACTGCCCAGCAGCCGCGACGCACGGCGCCACTTCCCGGTGATCCGCCAGGCGTTGCTCAGCCACGGCACCTGGCAGGGCGAGCTCGTGGAAACCCGCAAGAACGGCGAACTCTACCCGCAATGGCTACAACTGAATGTAGTCCGGGATATTCGAGGAAACGTCAGCCATATCGTGGGCTTCTTCGCCGATCTGTCTGCGCGCCGCGAATCCGAAGAGCGCATGCGCTATCTCACGCACTACGACGAATTGACCGGGCTGGCCAACCGCTCGCTGTTCCGCGAGCGGTTGCGCGAAGCCCATCAGCGGGTGCGCCAGGGTGGCCGCAGCCTGGCTTTACTGCATATCAACCTGGACCGTTTCAAGCTGCTCAACGACAGCCTCGGGCATGAAGTGGCCGACCAGTTGTTGCAGAAAATGGCCCGCCGCTTGATCAACGCCTTGCCTGAGGCCGACACCATAGCGCGGCTCTCTGGCGATGAATTCGCCGTGCTGTTCGACGCCTACGGCAACCTGTCGAGCCTGGCGCGGGTGGCCACGCGGTTGCTGGCCAAGTTGCGGGTGCCGGTGACGGTGGAAGGGCACGAGTTGGTGGTCAGTGCCTCAATGGGCGTCAGCCTGTTGCCCGACAATGCGCGGGAAATATCCGCGTTGGTCAGCCAGTCGAACATGGCCATGCAGCACGCCAAGCACCTGGGCGGTAATAACTTCCAGTTCTACACCGACAGCCTGCAGGCCAGCACCCTGGAACGTTTGCAGCTGGAAAACCAGCTGCGCAAGGCGATTGATGAGCGCCAGCTTACGGTGTTCTACCAACCCAAACTGTGCCTGGCCAGTGGCAAGCTGAATGCGGCCGAAGCATTGATTCGCTGGGAACATCCGCAGTGGGGCATGGTGCCGCCCGGCGACTTTATCGGGCTGGCCGAAGAAACCGGCCTGATCGTGCCGCTGGGGGAGTTCGTGTTGCGCCAGGCGTGCTGGCAGGCTTGTGAATGGCAACGCCAGGGGCTGGCGCCGATTCGGGTGTCGGTCAACCTGTCGGTGCACCAACTGCGCCAGGGCAAGCTGATCAGCCTGGTGCGCCAGGTACTGGAAGAAACCGGGCTTGATCCGCAATACCTGGAGCTGGAACTGACCGAAAGCCAGCTGCTCGACAGCGTCGAGCACATCATCTCGACCTTCCAGCAACTGCGCGACCTGGGGGTGAAGCTGGCGATTGATGATTTTGGCACCGGTTACTCATCCCTCAGTTACCTCAAGCGCATCCCCGTGGACTACGTGAAGATCGACCAGACGTTCATTCGCGGCCTGGGCCAGGGACGCGAAGATGCCTCGATCACCCGCGCAATCATTGCCATGGCCCACGGGCTGTCGCTCAAGGTGGTGGCCGAGGGCGTGGAAGATCAGCAGCAGCTGGACTTTTTGCGGGATGAGCAGTGCGACGAGGTGCAGGGCTATTTGATCAGTCGGCCGGTGGAAGCGGATGGCTTGGCGGATTTGTTACGAAAAAATGCCGATTTTCCATAG
- the hexR gene encoding transcriptional regulator HexR encodes MNLLQHIAQSRHLLRKSELKVADHVLLDPAAVMHSSMADLAHSVGISEPTIVRFCRAIGCSGFQDLKLKLAQSLAAGASFGQFAIHEDDSVADYSLKIFDTTLHTLMEVREKLDPVELQKAVTAMSQAQRVEFYGFGASGAVAADAQHKFFRLLLTAAAYSDPHMQAMSAVTLKPSDVAICISQSGRSKDLLITANLVRESGATLITLCPSQTPLAELSTVNLAIDVHEDTEIYTPLTSRIAHLVVIDVLAMGVAMARGPSLVNHLKSVKRSLRSLRLSPKSVKALDD; translated from the coding sequence TTGAACCTGTTGCAACATATCGCCCAGTCGCGCCACCTGTTACGCAAATCGGAACTCAAGGTTGCCGATCACGTGCTGCTTGACCCTGCGGCCGTGATGCACAGTTCCATGGCCGACCTGGCCCACAGCGTGGGCATCAGCGAGCCGACCATCGTGCGCTTCTGCCGCGCCATCGGTTGCTCCGGTTTCCAGGACTTGAAGCTCAAGCTGGCCCAGAGCCTGGCAGCGGGTGCGAGCTTTGGCCAGTTTGCGATCCACGAAGACGATTCCGTCGCCGACTACAGCCTGAAAATCTTCGACACCACCCTGCACACCCTGATGGAAGTGCGCGAAAAGCTCGACCCGGTGGAGCTGCAAAAAGCCGTGACCGCCATGTCCCAGGCCCAGCGCGTGGAGTTCTATGGTTTCGGCGCGTCCGGCGCGGTGGCGGCGGATGCCCAGCACAAGTTCTTCCGTTTGCTGCTGACGGCGGCGGCCTACAGCGACCCGCACATGCAGGCGATGTCGGCGGTGACGTTGAAGCCCAGCGACGTGGCGATCTGCATTTCCCAGTCCGGCCGCTCCAAGGATTTGCTGATCACCGCCAACCTGGTGCGTGAAAGCGGCGCGACCCTGATTACCCTGTGCCCGAGCCAGACGCCATTGGCAGAGCTGTCGACCGTCAACCTGGCGATCGATGTGCACGAGGACACCGAGATCTACACGCCGCTGACCTCGCGTATCGCCCACCTGGTGGTGATCGACGTGCTGGCGATGGGCGTGGCCATGGCGCGCGGCCCGAGCCTGGTCAACCACCTCAAGAGCGTGAAGCGCAGCTTGCGCAGCCTTCGGTTGTCACCCAAGTCCGTAAAAGCCCTCGACGACTGA